The Pelmatolapia mariae isolate MD_Pm_ZW linkage group LG10_11, Pm_UMD_F_2, whole genome shotgun sequence genome includes a region encoding these proteins:
- the LOC134637143 gene encoding 15-hydroxyprostaglandin dehydrogenase [NAD(+)]-like → MALSGKTAVVTGAAMGIGKAITEILLKNGAKVVLLDKNKAAGESLVEALSKEYEPDRMLFRECNIKSDEEFKAAFQKAVETFGGIDILCNNAGMFDESEWENMVSTNLVGSIRGTYLALEHMNKSKGGQGGIIINVSSLAGLGPLLTAPVYSATKHGLVGFTRSIAAAFAASDYGIRVNAICPGFVETNLISEIKSQTGQFAHLVDARLQIRENLGVLTATEVAECILELVTDETKNGEALVVVKDSKFYVTFPTLDKSSDKP, encoded by the exons ATGGCTCTGAGTGGTAAAACTGCAGTAGTGACTGGAGCTGCGATGGGAATAGGAAAAGCGATAACGGAGATTCTTCTAAAAAATGGTGCCAAG GTTGTACTTCTGGATAAGAATAAAGCCGCAGGGGAGAGTTTGGTCGAAGCCCTGAGCAAAGAGTACGAACCAGATCGAATGCTGTTCAGGGAATGCAACATAAAATCAGATGAGGAGTTCAAAG CTGCCTTTCAGAAAGCCGTAGAAACCTTTGGAGGAATCGACATCTTGTGCAACAATGCCGGCATGTTCGATGAGTCTGAGTGGGAGAATATGGTCTCCACAAACCTc gtGGGCTCTATTAGGGGAACTTATTTGGCTCTGGAGCACATGAACAAATCGAAGGGAGGTCAAGGAGGGATCATCATCAATGTTTCATCCTTGGCAG GTCTTGGACCTTTGCTTACGGCTCCTGTCTACTCGGCTACTAAACACGGGCTGGTCGGATTTACTCGATCCATTGCA GCTGCCTTTGCAGCATCAGACTATGGTATACGGGTCAATGCTATTTGCCCAGGTTTTGTTGAAACAAACCTGATCTCTGAAATCAAATCTCAAACGGGTCAATTTGCCCACCTGGTAGATGCAAGACTTCAGATACGAGAGAATCTTGGGGTGTTAAC TGCAACCGAGGTAGCAGAGTGCATCCTTGAGCTGGtaacagatgagaccaaaaatGGAGAGGCCCTCGTGGTCGTAAAGGACTCAAAATTTTATGTGACTTTCCCAACACTGGATAAGAGCAGCGACAAACCATAA